One Pseudobutyrivibrio xylanivorans genomic window, ATTTCTAAAACCACCAGCAGGGGCAATTATTGCGCGATAGCCAGTACCATCAGAACATAATTTTCCTTCTATACAACTATCTTCCGCTTTTTCAAGTAGGACAGCAGCCCCTCCGTCTCCAAATAACATCGCCGCTGATTTATCCTCAGGATTAATCATTTTTGTCATGGTCTCACCAACTATTATTAATGCTCTTTTTTCTTGAGAACATTCAAGCAATGAAGCAGCAATCTGTACACAGTAGACAAAAGCAGAACAACCAAGACCAACGTCAAACGCAACGCATTCTCGGCTTAATCCAAGTCTTTTGTGTAACACGCAAGCAGTTGCGGGCCGCCGATAGTCCGTGCTATGCGCGCCGAACAGTAAAACACCTATAGTTTCTCTGTCTATATTTTTTTCTGTAAGGAGCTTCTCAGCTGCAGCATACCCAAAATCTGAAGCAGTTTGGTGTAATAATGACTCTCTGTGTTCCTTAACACCTGTCATATCAACAAATTTCTGCACAGCATCCTCACCAAATCGCTCATTATAATCTGTACTTTTGATTATCTTGGTTGGTACCGCACTTGCAATTCCAGAAATCTTAATGTTATCAAATTTGAATCTAGCCATACTTCTCTATTCCTTTCAAAGTATTTTTTCATTTCAAGATTATAAATCTTATACAACATGTGGTAACTTTTCACGAACCTCGTTCCACATACCTTTCCTTTTTGCTAATTGTGGAACATCGTGATCAGCACAATC contains:
- a CDS encoding 3-oxoacyl-ACP synthase III family protein, translating into MARFKFDNIKISGIASAVPTKIIKSTDYNERFGEDAVQKFVDMTGVKEHRESLLHQTASDFGYAAAEKLLTEKNIDRETIGVLLFGAHSTDYRRPATACVLHKRLGLSRECVAFDVGLGCSAFVYCVQIAASLLECSQEKRALIIVGETMTKMINPEDKSAAMLFGDGGAAVLLEKAEDSCIEGKLCSDGTGYRAIIAPAGGFRNLEDSHEPMVWADGSTRTLYNTNMNGTDVFSFTVTKVPKTIKEFLSETEQDVTQFDCLAFHQANQFIHQQLAKKLKADINKMPLCLDRYGNTSAPAIPILLSDAYGNDRTGQKLNVLMCGFGVGLSWGVMSAHINTDDILPIIETDELFEEGVIHSPEDMQ